One window of the Vannielia litorea genome contains the following:
- a CDS encoding rhomboid family intramembrane serine protease — MAGPNMDWDHNASPFNAVPPVVLAIVGAMFAVELWFVLSQAGIVGATRGGDDARIFALQRFAFSPEIMAMMVERGEYPPSQLMRIVSYPFVHGGFTHMIFAGVFTLALGKMVGEVLGQVAVAVMFFAGTVAGALAFWLLAGGGALFGAFPGAYALIGGYTFIMWVHLGRRGENQYGAFTLIGVLLAFQLVFGVLFGAGNDWIADIGGFFAGLFLSVPLAPGGWQRMMERLRRR; from the coding sequence ATGGCAGGACCGAACATGGACTGGGATCACAACGCCTCGCCCTTCAACGCCGTGCCGCCGGTGGTGCTGGCGATCGTGGGGGCGATGTTTGCGGTGGAGCTGTGGTTCGTGCTGAGCCAGGCCGGCATCGTGGGGGCGACGCGGGGCGGCGATGACGCGCGGATCTTCGCGTTGCAGCGGTTCGCCTTTTCGCCCGAGATCATGGCGATGATGGTGGAGCGGGGGGAGTATCCGCCGAGCCAGCTGATGCGGATCGTGAGCTATCCGTTCGTGCATGGCGGGTTCACGCATATGATCTTCGCGGGGGTGTTCACGCTGGCCCTGGGCAAGATGGTGGGCGAGGTGCTGGGGCAGGTCGCCGTGGCGGTGATGTTCTTTGCCGGGACGGTTGCGGGGGCCTTGGCGTTTTGGCTGCTGGCCGGGGGAGGGGCGCTGTTTGGCGCGTTTCCGGGGGCTTATGCGCTGATCGGGGGCTATACCTTCATCATGTGGGTGCATCTGGGGCGGCGCGGCGAGAACCAGTATGGCGCCTTCACGCTGATCGGGGTGCTCTTGGCGTTTCAGCTCGTGTTCGGCGTGCTCTTTGGCGCGGGGAACGATTGGATCGCGGATATCGGCGGGTTCTTTGCAGGGCTGTTCCTGAGCGTGCCGCTGGCGCCGGGGGGCTGGCAGCGGATGATGGAGCGGCTGCGGCGGAGGTAG
- a CDS encoding RidA family protein yields the protein MPGTYETRLAELGVTLPEASAPAANYVPFVEADGLLYVSGQISMENGEMIKGKLGDDMDVAAGVAAAKVCAVNLLAQVKAACGGDLDKLDRVVKLTAFVNSTADFGEQPKVVNGASDFLVEALGDAGRHARSAVSAASLPFGVAVEIEGIFKLK from the coding sequence ATGCCCGGAACCTATGAGACCCGCCTTGCAGAGCTTGGTGTCACCCTGCCCGAAGCCAGCGCGCCGGCGGCCAATTACGTGCCCTTCGTGGAGGCGGACGGGCTGCTTTATGTGAGCGGCCAGATCTCGATGGAAAACGGCGAGATGATCAAGGGCAAGCTGGGCGATGACATGGATGTGGCGGCGGGTGTCGCGGCGGCCAAGGTCTGCGCGGTGAACCTGCTGGCGCAGGTGAAGGCGGCCTGTGGCGGCGATCTGGACAAGCTGGACCGGGTGGTGAAGCTGACGGCCTTTGTGAACTCGACCGCCGATTTTGGCGAGCAGCCGAAGGTGGTGAACGGCGCGTCCGACTTCCTCGTCGAAGCGCTCGGAGACGCGGGCCGCCACGCACGCTCGGCGGTGAGCGCGGCCTCGCTGCCCTTCGGCGTGGCGGTGGAGATCGAGGGGATCTTCAAGCTGAAATGA